One stretch of Saccharopolyspora erythraea DNA includes these proteins:
- a CDS encoding bacteriophage holin, with amino-acid sequence MPYVLSLVLLGVGLLLLLLLLIRTIRVLGRVRALQKRVASDVGDRAGLLKARTAGLRVALSERRRGSV; translated from the coding sequence GTGCCGTACGTGTTGAGCCTGGTGCTGCTGGGCGTTGGACTCCTGCTCCTCCTGCTGCTGCTGATCAGGACGATCCGGGTGCTGGGCCGGGTCAGGGCCCTGCAGAAGCGCGTCGCCTCCGACGTCGGCGACCGCGCCGGTCTGCTGAAAGCACGCACCGCGGGCCTCCGGGTGGCCCTGTCGGAGCGTCGGCGCGGGTCTGTTTAG
- the tatA gene encoding Sec-independent protein translocase subunit TatA, with amino-acid sequence MGLPGGWELVLIVGVLVLLFGATKLPQMARSLGQSARVFKAEARGMKEDEEAAKREKQTKSEPQQLTAGESSAPTVASPVEETQRNDSKK; translated from the coding sequence ATGGGTCTGCCAGGTGGATGGGAGCTCGTACTCATCGTCGGTGTCTTGGTGCTCCTCTTCGGTGCGACCAAGCTGCCGCAGATGGCGCGTTCCCTCGGCCAGTCCGCCCGCGTCTTCAAGGCCGAGGCGCGTGGCATGAAGGAAGACGAAGAGGCCGCCAAGCGCGAGAAGCAGACCAAGTCGGAGCCGCAGCAGCTCACCGCGGGTGAGTCCAGCGCCCCGACGGTCGCGTCTCCGGTCGAGGAAACGCAGCGCAACGACAGCAAGAAGTGA
- the tatC gene encoding twin-arginine translocase subunit TatC, whose amino-acid sequence MGSPLRRLNPFRANRRRWGRRHNPDGTMTLVDHLYELRYRLGVALVAVVIGGAFGFWWFSNTVFGLPSLGQLITGPYCAMPPEMRFSPTPGKCQLLQTKPFEVFMLRMKVGIAVGAVLFSPVWLYQVWAFITPGLYAKERKFAGTFVGFASVLFVAGAVLAYFVVPEGLTFMAGFGGETFFTALTGGDYINFVLLMLVIFGVSFELPLVMVMLNRAGVVTYAKLKSWWRGLVFALFVFAAVATPGQDPISMLALAAALSLLFGVAAVMCRAHDRSKAKKLEKQGLAGIGLDDASEIDHRPSELDVTPSAHAKHDDIT is encoded by the coding sequence GTGGGTAGTCCGCTGCGCCGCCTGAACCCGTTCCGCGCCAACCGGCGCAGGTGGGGACGTCGGCACAACCCCGACGGCACCATGACGCTGGTCGACCACCTCTACGAGCTGCGCTACCGGCTCGGTGTCGCCCTCGTGGCGGTCGTCATCGGTGGTGCTTTCGGCTTCTGGTGGTTCTCCAACACGGTGTTCGGCCTGCCTTCGCTGGGGCAGCTGATCACCGGGCCGTACTGCGCGATGCCCCCGGAGATGCGCTTCAGCCCGACGCCGGGCAAGTGCCAGCTGCTGCAGACCAAGCCGTTCGAGGTCTTCATGCTGCGCATGAAGGTGGGTATCGCGGTCGGTGCGGTGCTGTTCAGCCCGGTCTGGCTGTACCAGGTGTGGGCGTTCATCACGCCCGGGCTCTATGCCAAGGAACGCAAGTTCGCGGGCACCTTCGTCGGCTTCGCCAGCGTGCTGTTCGTGGCAGGCGCGGTGCTGGCCTACTTCGTCGTGCCGGAGGGCCTGACCTTCATGGCCGGCTTCGGCGGGGAGACGTTCTTCACCGCCCTCACCGGTGGCGACTACATCAACTTCGTGCTGCTGATGCTGGTGATCTTCGGCGTGAGCTTCGAGCTGCCGCTGGTCATGGTGATGCTCAACCGGGCCGGGGTCGTCACCTACGCCAAGCTCAAGAGCTGGTGGCGCGGACTGGTGTTCGCCCTGTTCGTCTTCGCCGCGGTGGCCACCCCCGGGCAGGACCCGATCTCGATGCTGGCGCTGGCCGCCGCGCTGAGCCTGCTTTTCGGCGTCGCGGCGGTGATGTGCCGGGCGCACGACCGATCGAAGGCGAAGAAGCTGGAGAAGCAGGGGCTGGCCGGGATCGGCCTGGACGATGCTTCGGAGATCGACCACCGGCCCTCGGAGCTGGACGTGACACCGTCCGCGCATGCGAAGCACGACGACATCACCTGA
- a CDS encoding diacylglycerol/lipid kinase family protein, translating to MRSVLVINPAAGGGLAAKVAGAVAGHLRAVSQVRVVVAPDAAATSEAAAEAVAAGVDVLAVLGGDGVVNLALQSCARSSTALAVIPAGTGNDLARALDVPSNPVLASRAVAEAMTRGERRRIDLGRVVGGGWFATVLCAGFDSMVSARANRMRWPRGRRRYDLAVLRELAGLRPMPLRVETASEVLELDACWVAVGNTAWYGSGIPICPDADSSDGEFDVTVVGEVSRRELLRILPGMRSGEHVRHPAVRTLRAAAVRLGGDNGWFAYADGEPQARLPVGVRCEQAALQVVGPR from the coding sequence GTGCGCAGTGTGCTGGTGATCAATCCGGCGGCCGGTGGCGGCCTGGCGGCGAAGGTGGCCGGTGCGGTGGCCGGTCACCTCCGCGCGGTCTCGCAGGTGCGGGTCGTGGTGGCGCCGGATGCGGCGGCGACGTCGGAGGCGGCGGCCGAGGCGGTCGCCGCCGGTGTGGACGTGCTCGCGGTGCTCGGCGGGGACGGCGTGGTGAACCTGGCGCTTCAGTCCTGCGCGCGGAGCTCGACCGCGCTGGCGGTGATCCCGGCGGGCACGGGCAACGACCTGGCGCGGGCGCTGGACGTGCCGTCCAACCCCGTGCTGGCCTCGCGGGCGGTGGCCGAGGCGATGACCAGGGGCGAGCGCCGCCGGATCGACCTGGGCAGGGTCGTGGGCGGCGGCTGGTTCGCCACGGTGCTGTGCGCGGGGTTCGACTCGATGGTCAGCGCGCGGGCCAACCGGATGCGGTGGCCGCGTGGAAGGCGTCGCTACGACCTGGCGGTGCTGCGCGAGCTGGCCGGGCTGCGCCCGATGCCGTTGCGCGTGGAGACCGCGTCGGAGGTGCTCGAGCTCGACGCGTGCTGGGTGGCGGTGGGCAACACCGCCTGGTACGGCAGCGGTATCCCGATCTGCCCGGACGCCGACTCCTCGGACGGGGAGTTCGACGTGACCGTGGTGGGGGAGGTGTCGCGGCGGGAGCTGCTGCGAATCCTGCCGGGCATGCGTTCGGGTGAGCACGTGCGGCACCCGGCGGTGCGGACGCTGCGGGCGGCCGCGGTGCGGCTCGGCGGCGACAACGGGTGGTTCGCCTACGCCGACGGGGAGCCGCAGGCGAGGCTGCCGGTGGGCGTGCGGTGCGAGCAGGCGGCGCTGCAGGTGGTGGGGCCGCGCTGA